In Treponema primitia ZAS-2, a genomic segment contains:
- a CDS encoding UDP-glucuronic acid decarboxylase family protein, producing the protein MPNRDDYYVLPRALVTGGAGFLGSHLCNRLIKDKNDVICLDNFFTGQKRNIAHLIDNPYFELVRHDVTFPYYIEVDKIFNLACPASPPHYQYDPVQTTKTSVHGAINMLGLAKRTRARILQASTSEVYGDPAVHPQVESYWGNVNPIGLRSCYDEGKRCAETLFFDYYRQHKVEIKVIRIFNTYGPNMHPNDGRVVSNFIMQALQNEDISIYGDGQQTRSFCYVDDLIDAMVLMMNSPTDFTGPVNIGNPGEFTMLELAEKIILLTGSSSKIIYKPLPSDDPKQRKPDITLADQKLHWKPKVSLEDGLKETIAYFKKLIG; encoded by the coding sequence ATGCCTAACAGAGATGATTACTATGTATTACCCCGTGCTTTAGTAACTGGCGGAGCCGGGTTTTTAGGAAGCCATTTATGCAACCGGCTTATCAAGGATAAAAATGATGTCATTTGTCTGGATAATTTTTTTACCGGTCAAAAACGGAATATCGCCCATTTAATTGATAATCCCTATTTTGAGCTGGTCCGGCATGATGTCACTTTCCCTTATTATATTGAGGTAGATAAGATATTTAACCTTGCATGTCCTGCAAGTCCTCCGCACTATCAGTACGATCCTGTTCAGACCACAAAAACAAGTGTCCACGGAGCTATCAATATGCTCGGCCTCGCAAAACGTACCAGGGCGCGTATATTACAGGCTTCCACCAGCGAAGTTTACGGAGATCCGGCAGTTCACCCTCAGGTTGAATCCTATTGGGGGAATGTAAACCCGATAGGGTTACGCTCATGTTATGATGAGGGCAAACGCTGTGCAGAGACTTTATTCTTTGATTATTACAGGCAGCATAAAGTTGAAATAAAGGTTATCCGGATTTTTAATACCTATGGCCCAAATATGCATCCCAATGACGGCAGGGTTGTTAGTAATTTTATCATGCAGGCATTACAGAATGAGGATATTAGTATCTATGGTGATGGTCAACAAACCCGGTCTTTTTGCTATGTGGATGATCTGATAGATGCTATGGTTTTGATGATGAATTCACCAACGGATTTTACCGGGCCTGTAAATATCGGTAATCCCGGTGAATTTACAATGCTTGAACTTGCTGAAAAAATAATTTTACTTACCGGGAGCAGTTCCAAGATCATTTATAAACCCCTGCCTTCAGATGATCCGAAACAACGGAAACCAGATATTACCCTGGCAGATCAAAAATTGCATTGGAAACCTAAAGTATCCCTTGAAGATGGGCTAAAAGAGACCATAGCCTATTTTAAAAAATTAATTGGTTAA
- the rfbB gene encoding dTDP-glucose 4,6-dehydratase, which yields MEHKFGEIFDNMRKLKNILVSGGAGFIGCNFINFLLEQNIDFTGRIINLDLLTYAGNISSLEEIEKQFGGGRYIFERGDICDRTFVESILKKYNIDTVVHFAAESHVDRSILGPEAFIKTNVMGTFTLLDAVRNVWKTPEGGFRQDVLFHHISTDEVYGSLGETGYFTETTPYDPRSPYSASKAASDHLVMAYAHTYGLPLTLSNCSNNYGPYQFPEKLIPLMILNILEGKPLPVYGDGKNIRDWVYVEDHNKAVWTIMKNGLTGEKYNIGGENEWENIKLLQVLIDLVSEKAKLNPVKVREKITYVKDRPGHDRRYAIDCSKIKRDLGWKQDVSFEEGLNKTVNWYMTNDAWVKNILSGEYLKWIEKNYGQR from the coding sequence ATGGAACACAAGTTTGGGGAAATTTTTGACAATATGCGAAAACTAAAAAATATTCTGGTATCCGGTGGCGCAGGATTTATTGGTTGTAATTTTATCAATTTTTTGCTCGAACAAAATATTGATTTTACAGGTCGTATAATTAACCTGGACCTCCTAACTTATGCAGGAAATATCTCAAGCCTTGAAGAAATTGAGAAACAATTTGGCGGGGGACGTTATATTTTTGAACGGGGAGATATCTGCGACAGGACATTCGTAGAATCAATCTTAAAAAAATATAATATCGATACGGTTGTACATTTTGCTGCAGAAAGCCATGTAGATCGATCCATCCTTGGACCTGAGGCATTTATAAAAACCAATGTGATGGGAACCTTTACCTTATTGGATGCTGTCCGTAATGTTTGGAAAACACCCGAAGGCGGGTTTCGGCAGGATGTATTGTTTCATCACATCAGCACCGACGAAGTTTATGGTTCCCTGGGAGAAACTGGTTATTTTACCGAGACTACCCCCTATGATCCCCGGTCACCCTACTCTGCCAGCAAAGCTGCAAGCGATCATCTTGTCATGGCCTATGCCCATACCTACGGCCTGCCGCTTACCTTGTCAAACTGTTCCAATAATTATGGTCCATATCAATTCCCTGAAAAATTGATTCCCCTTATGATACTCAACATACTGGAAGGAAAGCCTTTGCCTGTATATGGAGATGGAAAAAATATTCGTGATTGGGTATATGTCGAGGATCACAATAAAGCTGTCTGGACTATCATGAAGAATGGTTTAACCGGAGAAAAGTATAATATTGGCGGTGAAAATGAGTGGGAAAATATTAAATTGCTACAGGTATTAATTGATCTGGTATCGGAAAAAGCAAAATTAAATCCTGTAAAAGTCAGAGAAAAAATCACCTATGTAAAAGATCGGCCCGGACATGACCGGCGTTATGCGATTGATTGTTCCAAGATTAAGCGGGATCTTGGGTGGAAACAGGATGTCAGTTTTGAAGAAGGCTTGAATAAAACTGTAAACTGGTATATGACTAATGATGCTTGGGTAAAAAACATACTGAGTGGTGAATATCTTAAATGGATAGAAAAAAATTATGGGCAGCGCTAA
- the rfbD gene encoding dTDP-4-dehydrorhamnose reductase produces MIWLIGNRGMLGKELSLVFEHRGLAYIGTDRDTDITDPASLSSFVVQHADKTPFTWIINCAAYTAVDKAEDDFDLCRRLNTDGPANVAKTAENIGAKLLHISTDYVFNGKGTLPYREDDPTDPIGIYGLTKRDGETKVFENNIASYIIRTAWLYGKYGNNFVHTMLRLMKDRGTVSVVNDQRGSPTWANDLSNTITDLIIAVDSGKTLPFGVYHFTNEGDITWFEFAREIYVQGRKLGILTKDCEIKPCTSADFPAKVTRPSYSVLDKGKIKSALGITIPEWNTSLGKFLTICEN; encoded by the coding sequence ATGATTTGGTTAATCGGGAATAGGGGGATGCTGGGAAAAGAGCTTTCCCTTGTCTTTGAACATCGGGGTTTAGCCTATATCGGTACAGACAGGGATACTGATATTACTGATCCCGCTTCCCTTTCTTCTTTTGTAGTGCAGCATGCGGATAAAACGCCCTTTACCTGGATCATCAATTGTGCGGCCTATACGGCGGTTGATAAGGCTGAAGACGATTTCGATCTTTGCAGGCGGCTCAATACCGATGGCCCAGCGAATGTCGCTAAGACCGCAGAAAATATTGGAGCAAAATTGCTGCATATCTCCACTGACTATGTTTTTAACGGAAAAGGGACCCTACCCTACCGGGAAGATGACCCTACTGACCCTATCGGTATATACGGCCTTACCAAACGCGATGGTGAAACAAAAGTTTTTGAAAATAATATAGCATCTTATATTATCCGTACCGCATGGCTTTACGGGAAATATGGGAACAATTTTGTTCATACCATGCTTCGCCTCATGAAAGATAGAGGTACGGTTTCTGTTGTCAATGACCAGCGGGGAAGCCCTACCTGGGCAAATGATCTCTCTAATACCATAACGGATTTGATAATAGCCGTAGACAGCGGCAAAACGCTGCCCTTTGGAGTGTATCATTTTACCAATGAGGGAGATATCACCTGGTTTGAATTTGCCCGGGAAATTTATGTTCAAGGCCGGAAACTGGGTATCCTGACAAAGGACTGCGAAATAAAACCCTGCACCAGTGCAGATTTTCCTGCAAAAGTAACCCGGCCATCATATTCGGTTCTGGATAAGGGTAAGATAAAGTCGGCTTTGGGAATAACAATTCCTGAATGGAACACAAGTTTGGGGAAATTTTTGACAATATGCGAAAACTAA
- the rfbC gene encoding dTDP-4-dehydrorhamnose 3,5-epimerase: MSITVTPCPIGGLYEIQPKVFGDSRGYFFESYSQKDFREAGLTMNFVQDNQSRSFKGVLRGLHFQKQYPQGKLVRVIEGEVFDVAVDIRPGSPTRGEWHGVVLDSEKQNQFYVSPGFAHGFLVLSDTAVFAYKCTEFYHPEDEAGIIWDDPGIGISWPDLGMDYLLSEKDKKLPRFL, translated from the coding sequence ATGTCAATTACAGTTACCCCCTGCCCTATTGGAGGCTTATATGAAATACAGCCTAAAGTATTTGGAGATAGCCGTGGTTACTTCTTTGAAAGCTATTCCCAGAAGGATTTTCGGGAAGCAGGGTTAACTATGAATTTTGTACAGGATAATCAGTCCCGGTCGTTTAAGGGAGTTCTTAGGGGACTACACTTTCAAAAACAGTATCCCCAGGGAAAATTAGTCCGGGTAATTGAAGGCGAAGTCTTTGATGTTGCGGTAGATATTAGGCCAGGCTCTCCAACCAGGGGTGAATGGCATGGGGTAGTTTTGGATAGCGAAAAACAAAATCAATTCTATGTTTCACCTGGTTTTGCCCACGGTTTTTTAGTATTGAGCGATACTGCAGTTTTTGCCTATAAGTGTACCGAATTTTATCATCCCGAAGATGAGGCGGGAATCATCTGGGATGATCCTGGGATTGGCATTTCTTGGCCAGACTTGGGAATGGACTATCTTCTGTCTGAAAAAGATAAAAAATTACCGAGGTTTCTATGA
- the rfbA gene encoding glucose-1-phosphate thymidylyltransferase RfbA, with product MKGIILAGGAGTRLYPITKAVSKQILPLYDKPMIYYPLSVLMLAGIREVLIISTPRDLPFFKELFGTGEWLGMRFEYKVQESPRGLADAFILGADFIGNDTCALVLGDNVFYGRGFSGTLSNAALKVEKSGGGAIFGYYVKDPTAYGVVEFDGQGKAISIEEKPPNPKSHYAVPGLYFYDNDIVNIAKNIKPSARGEIEITAVNNAYLEQHRLSVDVLGRGMAWLDTGTYDGLLEASNFIETIQKRQGMYVSCIEEIAYNNKWISKDALLKLATVYKTEYGVYLTYIAENL from the coding sequence ATGAAAGGAATTATACTCGCAGGAGGCGCCGGTACACGGCTGTACCCAATAACAAAAGCCGTTTCAAAACAAATTCTCCCGCTCTACGATAAGCCGATGATTTACTATCCTCTTTCGGTTTTAATGCTTGCAGGAATTCGGGAAGTGTTAATTATTTCCACACCCAGGGATTTGCCTTTTTTTAAAGAACTCTTTGGGACCGGAGAATGGCTTGGTATGCGTTTTGAATACAAGGTCCAGGAAAGTCCTCGTGGATTAGCGGATGCCTTTATCCTGGGCGCCGATTTCATAGGCAATGATACCTGTGCTCTGGTTTTGGGTGACAATGTCTTTTATGGCCGGGGATTCAGCGGTACTCTTTCTAACGCTGCATTAAAAGTGGAAAAATCCGGTGGCGGCGCCATATTTGGATATTATGTAAAAGATCCTACCGCCTATGGGGTAGTTGAATTTGACGGTCAGGGAAAAGCGATTTCCATTGAAGAAAAACCCCCTAACCCAAAATCCCATTATGCTGTTCCAGGTTTATATTTTTATGATAATGATATTGTGAATATTGCCAAAAATATTAAACCATCTGCCCGTGGGGAAATAGAAATTACTGCGGTGAATAACGCTTATCTTGAACAACACCGTTTGTCTGTTGATGTTCTTGGCCGGGGGATGGCTTGGCTGGATACGGGGACCTATGATGGGTTGCTTGAGGCTTCGAACTTTATAGAGACTATCCAGAAGCGGCAAGGTATGTATGTATCCTGTATTGAAGAAATTGCTTATAACAATAAATGGATTTCCAAAGATGCACTACTGAAACTTGCTACTGTTTATAAAACTGAATATGGTGTTTACTTAACATATATTGCGGAGAATCTTTAA
- a CDS encoding CatB-related O-acetyltransferase, whose protein sequence is MFNTPILFIIFKRLETTKQVFSVLQQIKPRFLYVAADGPRHTVEGEKLLCAEVRQWVLDNVNWQCDVKTLFRDKNFGCGRAVSSAITWLFDNVEQGIILEDDCVPSLSFFPFCEELLEKYKNDERIYQISGHNPLVSINSRFDYFFTRIQYCWGWATWKRAWKQYSFDIIGFNDFIRDKKINTIFKNKYDQLYWLNIFKKMGTHEIDTWDYQWIYTIFNNNGLYISPKKNLISNMGFNQDATHTFDNNSKLFNQKKFDLNIIRHPTTIKVDYKLVRKISKYGFFIENYFDKLFKRVLNIFKNKDLTVFKKIMLILKKIRIKCILFLFPELKVAISSREPFFDKQRNIKYFYPYLISDDVEVGAYTYIQKNSNISKTTIGKYCSIGPNFLCGWGIHPTAGISTSPMFYSTQLTNIISLSQYNKIIERKRIIIGNDVFIGANVTVLDGVIIHDGAVIGAGAVVSKDIPPYAIAVGCPIKILKYRFDELTIQELLDIKWWDFPEDKLQLVEKYFFDIQTFIKICKDLKE, encoded by the coding sequence ATGTTTAACACCCCAATATTATTTATCATTTTTAAACGTCTCGAAACTACAAAGCAAGTTTTCTCAGTCTTACAACAAATAAAGCCAAGGTTTTTATATGTTGCCGCAGATGGACCACGTCATACTGTTGAAGGCGAGAAATTACTTTGTGCTGAAGTTAGGCAATGGGTTTTAGATAATGTTAATTGGCAATGTGATGTAAAAACATTATTTAGAGATAAAAATTTTGGTTGCGGCAGGGCTGTATCAAGTGCAATTACATGGCTTTTTGATAATGTTGAACAAGGAATTATTCTTGAAGATGATTGCGTCCCTTCATTGAGTTTCTTCCCTTTCTGTGAAGAGTTACTTGAAAAATATAAAAACGATGAAAGGATATACCAAATTTCGGGTCATAATCCCCTTGTATCCATAAATAGCAGGTTTGATTATTTTTTTACCAGAATACAATATTGCTGGGGTTGGGCCACTTGGAAAAGGGCATGGAAACAATACAGTTTTGATATAATAGGGTTCAATGATTTTATTCGAGATAAAAAAATAAATACTATATTTAAAAATAAATATGATCAATTATATTGGTTGAATATTTTTAAAAAAATGGGCACTCATGAAATTGATACATGGGATTACCAATGGATATATACAATATTTAATAATAATGGTTTATATATAAGTCCAAAAAAGAATTTAATTTCAAATATGGGTTTTAATCAGGATGCAACTCATACTTTTGATAATAATTCAAAGCTTTTTAATCAAAAAAAGTTTGACTTAAATATTATAAGACATCCAACAACTATCAAAGTTGATTATAAATTAGTTCGAAAAATATCTAAATATGGATTTTTTATAGAGAATTATTTTGACAAATTATTTAAAAGAGTTTTAAATATATTTAAAAATAAAGACTTAACAGTATTTAAAAAAATAATGCTAATATTAAAAAAAATAAGAATTAAATGCATTTTGTTTTTATTCCCCGAACTTAAGGTTGCCATAAGTTCACGAGAACCATTTTTTGATAAACAGAGGAATATTAAATATTTCTATCCGTATTTAATATCAGATGATGTCGAAGTTGGGGCATATACATATATTCAAAAAAATTCTAATATTAGTAAAACTACAATAGGAAAATATTGTTCTATAGGCCCAAATTTTCTTTGTGGATGGGGCATTCATCCCACTGCTGGTATTAGTACATCACCAATGTTTTATTCAACACAATTAACTAATATAATTTCTCTTTCTCAATACAATAAGATAATTGAACGTAAAAGAATAATTATAGGTAATGATGTTTTTATTGGTGCAAATGTTACAGTACTTGATGGGGTAATTATTCATGATGGTGCAGTGATTGGCGCTGGAGCTGTTGTTTCAAAAGATATTCCTCCCTATGCAATAGCAGTAGGATGCCCAATAAAAATACTTAAATACAGGTTTGATGAATTAACAATACAGGAATTACTTGATATAAAATGGTGGGACTTCCCCGAAGATAAATTACAATTAGTAGAAAAATATTTTTTTGATATTCAAACTTTTATTAAAATATGTAAAGATTTAAAGGAATAA
- a CDS encoding glycosyltransferase family 2 protein has product MNIYAIVVTFNGIKWVKTCFESLINSSVVPNILVVDNGSTDGTLNIIRKEYPLVEVIETGQNLGFAKANNIGIKYALDKGTEYVFLLNQDAQVKSNTIKELIDLFPSLPNAGILSPIHLNGTSAYLEPSFANFIREHCSYEIISDLYFNNLKNYYEIKFVNAAAWLISRRCIETVGGFDTNIFFHYGEDINYSQRLIFHGFKSYITTKTTICHNTDGRTGFTKNFIHQQSDIWNKVVHSNILNDEIMQSYKKNIIKKYLKSIVRLKLLEILNIYADIKLYRKIKKSRELNKIGKLVWL; this is encoded by the coding sequence ATGAATATATATGCAATTGTTGTAACATTTAATGGAATAAAATGGGTCAAAACCTGTTTTGAAAGTTTAATCAATTCTTCCGTTGTTCCTAATATTTTGGTCGTTGATAATGGATCTACAGATGGTACCCTTAATATAATTCGAAAAGAATATCCTTTGGTTGAAGTGATTGAAACTGGTCAGAACCTTGGTTTTGCAAAGGCTAATAACATAGGTATAAAATATGCATTGGATAAAGGCACGGAATATGTATTTCTTTTAAATCAGGATGCTCAAGTTAAATCCAACACTATAAAAGAGTTAATAGATTTATTTCCATCTCTTCCTAATGCTGGCATTCTTTCTCCTATTCATTTAAATGGTACAAGTGCATACTTAGAACCTAGTTTTGCAAATTTTATTAGGGAACATTGTTCATATGAAATTATTTCAGATCTATATTTTAATAATTTGAAAAACTACTATGAAATAAAATTTGTTAATGCAGCTGCCTGGTTAATAAGCCGTAGATGCATTGAAACAGTTGGTGGTTTTGATACAAATATATTTTTTCATTATGGCGAGGATATTAACTACAGTCAAAGATTAATATTTCATGGATTCAAATCATATATAACAACAAAAACAACCATATGTCATAATACTGATGGTAGAACAGGGTTTACAAAGAATTTTATACATCAGCAATCTGATATTTGGAACAAAGTCGTACATTCAAATATTTTAAATGATGAAATAATGCAATCTTATAAAAAGAATATTATTAAAAAATATTTGAAATCTATAGTTAGATTAAAACTATTAGAAATATTGAATATTTATGCTGATATAAAATTATATAGAAAAATAAAAAAAAGTCGAGAGTTGAATAAAATTGGAAAACTAGTTTGGTTATAG